The following DNA comes from Octopus sinensis linkage group LG5, ASM634580v1, whole genome shotgun sequence.
atggtttcgggttcagtcccactgcgaggcactttgggcaggtgtcttctactatagccctgagtcgaccggagctttgtgattgaatccggtaggtggaagttactgccgtgtgtgtatgtgtgcgtataggtgctcagtgcctctccgaaagagagagaggggtacaTAACCTAAGGGGGGAACAaaataccacaagatattttTGTTCAACGCACTGATCATTTATTATTCCATGATAaactctgtgtttgtgtttttaagaTGTTACTTAATTGTAAAATTATTGTGACAATCATACAAGCAGtggcattcatttctaatattctgtgagATGTtggttatgggaaaatattactttgcttggaaacagggagggcatccagctataagaaATGTACTTCCATAAACTctctctgacccatgcaaacaaaGAAAAGTGGtccttaaaatgatgatgatgatgattacacacacacacacacacaaaactctttgtaacataGCTACTGTTTCTCATTACAGACTGTTGGTCATCATGCTATTGATTTGTATGGTAAAGCTATGGAAGTACCATTGTTCCGGAGAACCATAGAAGGAAACTCCAAGAGAACAGACAGAGATTATGATCTGACTGAAGGAGATGAAGTAGAAGACTTGTACAATCTCTTAAAATTGGTaatggaagaagttgaagaagTAGATGCCGTATCGGTGGGAGCTATACTTTCAGATTACCAACGTGTCCGTGTTGAAAATGTCTGTAGTCGTCTTGGACTGACTGTACTTGCTTATCTGTGGCGGCGAGACCAACAAGAACTCCTTGCTGAAATGATCGATGCAAAAGTAGATGCAATTATTATCAAAGTCGCAGCTATGGGACTGATGCCGGAGAAACACCTTAGACTTTCGTTGAAAGAGATTTATCCAAGTATGATCCAGCTTCACCAAAAGTACGGTTTAAATGTTTGTGGTGAAGGCGGAGAGTATGAAACTTTCACGCTTGATTGCCCATTGTTCAAGAAAAAAATACTCGTTGATGATAGTGAAATTGTATGccattcggatgatgcttttgcCCCAGTAGGCTATATAAGTTTCAAGTCTCTGCATCTTGAAGTAAAAGATGGTATAGATCAGTCTCTGGCAGATTTGTCAATGAAATCCAGTAAATTCCTAATTGATGaactcttttctgttgaagagcaagAGAGCTTGCAGTTTGATAAATCACAAGAGAACAGTGTTGCTGAAAATCTTGCTTCAGTGGAAATTAAACCGCCTTTAATCAAAGAATCCAATGAATATTTTTGGATTGCTAACCTTGTTGGCTGTGGAAGAGATGTAGAAGCAGCAAGCCAGCAAGTGATGGGTTCTCTAAAAGAATCACTGTCTCTCTGTAAAATTTCTCctactttcaaaaatatttactctgtacatttatatgtaaaaaatatggaAACTTATAGTGTGATTAATAgtatttataagaaatattttggAACTAACCCTCCTGTTCGGGTTTGTGTCGAAATGGATTTACCGTCAAATATACTTTTAAAGATGGATGTTGCAGGTAGTTCTCAAATACAACATCCTGATAGGCATACCATGCATGTGCAAAGCCTTTCACACTGGGCTCCAGCAAACATAGGACCGTATAGCCAAGCAGTGAAAATTAACATGGACCTTTTTGTTGCTGGACAAATAGGACTCTGTCCAGCAACGATGAAGCTTCCAGAACCGTTTTGTATTAAAACTGAAGCCAGACTATCTTTAAGACACGTACACCGAATACTAAAAGCTATGCATGGAGAATGTACTTTCCAGAATATTGCTTTGTGCATTTGTTATATTACAAACCAAACATTCCTTCAAGTGGCGAAAGATGAATGGGAGCGAATGTTGTGCTTGGATGAAGATGCTTTTAGTTCTGAACTGAGTCCAATAATACAGTTTGTTGTTTTATCTGGTTTACCCAAGAATGCTCATATTGAATGGGATTGTAGAGCAGTCTTAACTGAACAAAGTGATATTAAAAAGCAGGAACATACCATTACATGTGGCAGGCTCCATTTAGAATATCGCATTCATGAATGCAGTAAAATCTCAGGGTTTAAAGGTTCTGTTTTAATAACTGATACATTCTCAACTGATTCCATTTCAAAAGACACAATGTTAAGCGAACTTTTTACTGTTATTAACAACTTAGTCAAAGACATGAATACATCTTGGGATGATATTCCAACAATTAAGGTTTTCTTCTGCAAAGATTTTTTTGACTACACTGAATTGGACTCAAAATTACAAAATGTACTCAAAGCTTTGTGTACTCCACTTTATACTTTGTTACCTGTAAGATGTCTAACGGAGACTTCCTGCAAATTCTCTGTCTGTTTCTAGATTGACAGAAATATTTCAAGCTTGGGTTTTctgattttattaaaatatttatcagtatattctctttttttctttctgttccttgaaatattcttttctactcgaggcacaaggcccaacatttttggggagaggggcagtcgattagatcgaccccagtatgcaactggtacttaatttatttaaggcggcaagctagcagaaacgttagcatgccgagcgaaatgcataGTCGgttttcatctgccgttacgttctgagttcaaattccgctgaggtcaactttgcctttcatccctttggagtcgataaattaagtaccagttacgcactggtgtcgatataatcgacttaattcgtttctctgtccttgtttagccacttgtgggtagtaaagaaataggtacttaatttattgaccctgaaaggatga
Coding sequences within:
- the LOC115211892 gene encoding diphthine--ammonia ligase-like, with the protein product MKVVSLISGGKDSTYNMMQCVAEGHEIVALANLRPPDVDEMDSYMFQTVGHHAIDLYGKAMEVPLFRRTIEGNSKRTDRDYDLTEGDEVEDLYNLLKLVMEEVEEVDAVSVGAILSDYQRVRVENVCSRLGLTVLAYLWRRDQQELLAEMIDAKVDAIIIKVAAMGLMPEKHLRLSLKEIYPSMIQLHQKYGLNVCGEGGEYETFTLDCPLFKKKILVDDSEIVCHSDDAFAPVGYISFKSLHLEVKDGIDQSLADLSMKSSKFLIDELFSVEEQESLQFDKSQENSVAENLASVEIKPPLIKESNEYFWIANLVGCGRDVEAASQQVMGSLKESLSLCKISPTFKNIYSVHLYVKNMETYSVINSIYKKYFGTNPPVRVCVEMDLPSNILLKMDVAGSSQIQHPDRHTMHVQSLSHWAPANIGPYSQAVKINMDLFVAGQIGLCPATMKLPEPFCIKTEARLSLRHVHRILKAMHGECTFQNIALCICYITNQTFLQVAKDEWERMLCLDEDAFSSELSPIIQFVVLSGLPKNAHIEWDCRAVLTEQSDIKKQEHTITCGRLHLEYRIHECSKISGFKGSVLITDTFSTDSISKDTMLSELFTVINNLVKDMNTSWDDIPTIKVFFCKDFFDYTELDSKLQNVLKALCTPLYTLLPVRCLTETSCKFSVCF